GTTTTGCTCACTAAAGCTCAAATCCCATTCAGAACCAATCGGCTCTTCATTTTCATCTTTATCAGTAAAAGCATTCAACATTTTAAAATTAGTTTTTGGACTAATGGAAGTATACTTCTGAACTGACCAATGCTCCTCTCCTGCTGGGCTAACCATGGCATAAAATCTTTTTCCTCCTACTTCAAAATTCATAAATTTTGTTTTCGATGACCAAGGTTTGGGTGCCCACCATTGATCTAGGATTTCTTGTTTTGAAAAAGCATCCCATACCATTGAAAGGTTGGAAGCAAATTCTCTACTTATGCTTACCGTTTTTGTTGTTTTGTCAATTGTAAAATCAAAAAGCAAATCGTTTTTCATTTTTTCTATTCTTTAATTGGTGATAATACTACATCAAAATATTCTTATAGCCCTTTTAGAACTGGCCCGATCTCGTCGCTCCTTTTAGTAAATAAAACTAGCAATTCATACATGTAAAGATACGAATAAAAGTACTTTTAGTAGTAACTGCAATATAATATCGATAATCAGTTTAAAAAAAAATCTGACAAAACAAAAGCACCCAAAAACACCTACAACACTCAATTACAACTTATTGAATAAACAACACCAAAATTAATTAACTTTTTTTGTAAAAAAAAACAGTTAAAATTTGGGAACTAATATTTTTAACATACTTTTGTCCTATCAAATTAGTAGAATTAATAGAGTTAAATAAATTAAAAAACAAAAGATTAAATACTTCCAAATACACTTCTATTTATATGAAGTAAGAATCAATTGAAAATCCATTCATCACGCAACAAACATCAGTCACGAAATCATAAAACTGTTATAAGGCACATCCTAAATTATAGGATTGAAATCTTGTGAAAAATCAATTCAAATAGTAGTAATCAAAAAATATAAAAATGAAAAAACGAATGCAACTCAGATAAAAAAAAACCATTTCTGCGGCAACAGAAATGGTAAAGCTTAAAGAAATTGTTCATCTCTAAAAAGAAAGCGTAAAAGGAGTTAATCCGTTTACAGCTCCTTTATTTATTAAACTAAAACAAAGTAATGAAAAAAATAATAAATAGACTGCTATGGTTATGTGTTTTATTGATTTCCATCGGAATTAAAGCACAAGAAACCAAAGCGTTAATTCAGTCTAAACTCGACGGAACTGTCATTGATGCAGTAACAAAACAGCCAATTATTGGTGCTTCTATAAACATAAAAGGCACTACACACGGAGCAATAACAGATTTTGATGGAAAATTTCATTTTCAAACAGGTCAAAAACTCCCTTACACATTGATTGTAAGTTATATGGGGTACAAAAAAAACGAAACTGTAGTCAATCAAAATTCAGTTGTAATTAGCCTTACCGAAGAACCCAATGCTTTGTCTGAAGTTGTAGTTACTGCTCTTGGTATCACAAAAGAAAAAAAATCTTTAGGATATACCACGCAATCACTTAAAAACAAAGATATAGCAGAAACAAAAGAAACAAATTTCTTGAATAGCCTTTCTGGAAAACTAGCAGGTGTGCGTATTACCAACTCACAAGGAGATATGGGATCTTCACGTATTGTTATTCGTGGCGAAACTTCGATTGCAGGAAATAACCAACCTTTATTTGTTGTTGATGGAGTTCCGGTAGACAACTCCCAATTGGGAAGTTTTGGAGGCGCAACTCGTGACTTTAAAAATGCTGTTGCCGATTTAAATCCTCAAGACATTGAAACATTAACGGTATTAAAAGGTCCTAACGCGGCGGCTCTTTACGGATCACGTGCCGCGCATGGTGTTGTTCTTATAACTACAAAATCAGGAAAAGGCCAGCAAGGACTTGGAGTAAGCTTCAGCACTGGTATAACAGTCTCTCAAGTGGCTACTCTGCCTAGTTTTCAAAATTCGTTTGGTCAAGGGTCAAACGGAAAATTTAGCTATGTAGATGGTAAAGGTGGTGGTATTAATGATGGTGTTGATGAAAGTTGGGGACCAAAATTAGATGGCCGTCTTATCCCTCAATTTAATTCAAATGGCGTAGCTGTCCCTTTTGTGGCTCATCCAAATAATGTAAAAAACTTCTTTAATACAGGTCTTACTTTTGATAATAGTATTGCTGTGGCTAGATCTGACGAAAAATCTGATTTCCGTTTAGGGGTAAATAATCAAAAACAATTAGGGACAGTACCAAACAGCGAAATCAACAAAACAAACTTTACAATCAATACAAATTACCAGATATCCAAAAACATAAAAATTGGTGTAACAGGAAACTATATTGTTACTGATGCTCCTGCCCTTCCTGGTGGTCCTTCGGGTAATCGTGCTGCAGGTGTAATGCTTCAGTTTCTTTGGTTTGGACGTCAAGTAGATGTTAATGAACTTAGAAATAATAGAGATGTTAACTGGAACAGTAGCTATTATAGCAATCCGTATTGGAATGCCTATTATAATACGACCAGCCAGCAACGCAACCGTATAATCGGGGATATTCATTTGGAAGCAAAAATCATAGATGGATTAAATTTCAGATTCCGTACTGGAATTGACTATTATAATGATCGTAGAAAATACGAAATTAAACATGGCACAAGCGGAACTCCTTTTGGTTCCTATGCTGAAGATGCTTATACTGTAAATGAAAGAAATACAGAGGGTATTTTTCAATATACCAAAAAACTGACTAGCGATTTTAGCTTAGATGCGCTTACTGGATTTAATATTCGTAACCATAGCGATGCAAACAATTATCAAAAAGCACCCCGCTTGGCTGTACCTGATTTATATACTTTGAATAATTCACGTGATCCGTTGACTTCTTCAAATTATTTATCAAAATTAAGAGTTTATAGTGTATATGCATCTGCTCAAGTTGGTTATAAAAACTATGCTTTTTTAAACCTAACGGCTCGTAATGACTGGTCATCGACATTACCAAGTAGTAACCGCTCGTACTTCTACCCTTCTATTAATGGTAGTTTAGTTCTAACTGATGCTTTGAATCTAAAAAGTAATACACTCGATTTTCTAAAACTTCGCGGTGGATGGTCTGAAGTTGGTAATGATGCAGATCCGTATCAATTGTCTACCGTTTATAATTTCCAAACTGCATTTGATGGTAATCCGATTCAAACTTCTTCACAAAAGAAACTCAATGAAAACCTAAAACCAGAAACAACCCGCTCTACCGAAATTGGTATCGAATCTTCTTTCTGGAAAAACAGATTGCATCTTGATGTTGCTTACTATAACACCAATAGTTTTGACCAGATTCTGGAAATTAAAACCACTACTGCTAGCGGTTATAATTCTCAGTTAATTAATGCCGGAAAAATTAACAACCGCGGTATCGAAATTCAATTGGACGGAAGCCCTATCCAGACTCAAAATTTCAAATGGAATGTAGGCGCTAATTATTCTAAGAATATAAGCAAGGTTGAAATTCTTGATTATGAAAAACAAATTCAAAACTACACCATTGGTACATCAGGAGGTGTCGATGTATTGGCCTCTGTAGGTCAAGCCTATGGTGCACTTTATGGTACTGCTTATCAGCGTGACGCAAATGGAAACATTGTTGTAGGCGCAAATGGTTTACCAAAAGCCGATCCGCAAAAGAAGGTATTAGGACATTATACTCCTGACTATATTGCTGGTCTTACCAACACATTTACATACAAAAATATTGAATTGTCTTTCCTTATTGATGCTAGTGTAGGCGGAGAACTTTTTTCGGGAACTAACCGAACTGGAAACTATACAGGAGTACTAGCCCAAACCCTACCTGGCCGTGATGCTGCCAATGGCGGATTAAGCTACTATGATAATTCGGGTACAAAAACCTTACTTGGTGGTGGAGCAGCGCCAAGTGGAGCAACAGTTTATGATGACGGAATGATTTTTAAAGGGGTATATGCTGATGGGGCTCCTAATAATCAAGTGATAAGTGCACAGGAATACTACAAATCATCCTATAATATTAGCGAAGCTTATGTATACAGTTCAACTTTTGTAAAACTAAGAGAGATAAAACTTGCTTACAGCTTCAATAAAACATTTGTTAAGAAACTCGGATTGCAAGCAGCCAGTCTTACCGCAGTTGGTCGTAATCTGCTGTTTATCTATAAAGACGCTCCTAATATTGACCCTGAAACGGCTTTCAACACCGGAAATGCGCAAGGCTTAGAAAGTTTGTCCTTGCCAACGACTAGAAATTTTAGCCTTAATCTTAATGTCAAATTTTAAAAACTCAGAATCATGCTAAAAAAAATAGTATATATAACACTACTTGCATTATCAGTGACTTCATGCAATGATAGCTTGGATGATATTAATAGAAATCCAAATGCAACAGAAACTCCATTGGCCCCTTACCTATTAACTGGAACGTTAAAACAAGGAGCCGACATATATTGGGGATCAGATAATAACTTCAATTCGTCTTTGTTGTTTGTTCAACATTGGGCCAAAATTCAATATACCGAACCAGATAGATATGATGTATCTAATACTTCTTTCGTTTCTTTATGGAATACTGGATATGCAACCTTGATTACAGATTTGAATACAATTCTAGATTTTCCTGAACAACAAGCAAATTCAAATTATAAAGGGATTGCACTTACCTTACGTTCATGGACTTTTTTATTGTTGACAGATGCTTATGGTAACATTCCTTATAAAGAAGCGGGTAAAAAAATAACACCAGCCTATAATTCTCAAAAAGAAGTATATATCGGATTACTTGAAGATTTAAAACAAGCACAGTCTTTGTTAAGTTCTACAAACGGAGCTGTTACTGGAGATTTGGCATATAAAGGTGATATTTCGAAATGGAAGAAACTAGTGAATTCGCTTCGTTTAAGAATTGCGCTAAGAATCTCAGACAAAGAACCTGCTCTAGCCAAACAAACTGCAATTGAGGCTACAACAGATCCTGCAGGAGTAATTAGCAACAATAGTGAAATTTTTAAGTTCAATTATATCAGTTCTCCTCAACAAAATCCTGCTTCAGCTTGGTTTGAAACACGTGATGATTTCCGTATTTCGAAAACATTGGTTGATAAGTTAAATGAGCTATCCGATCCTCGTTTGCCTGTTTATGCACAGTTACCATCGGATGCAAGCGTAGGTAAATACGTTGGAGGTGCCAATGGTTTATCAAATAGTGATGCCAACAGTCAAGGATTTGCAAAAACATCAAAACCAGGTACTTATTTCTTAACCTCTTCGTCACCTGCTGTTATCGTATCTTACTCTGAAGTTTTGTTTAATCTGTCTGAAGCTGTAGCCCGTGGTTATATCGATGGAGATGCCGAGCAACTGTATAAAAATGCAATTACGGCATCATTCAACCAATTTGGAATTACCGATGCTACAACAATTTCTAATTATCTAAACCAAGCAACTGTAAAGTACGATGCTACAAATTATGCTAAGTCTATAGGTACACAAAAATGGATTGCTTTCTTCGGACAAGGTCTTGATGCCTTTGCTGAATGGAGAAGACTTGATTATCCTGTTTTAAAAGCAGGTCCAAACACCGTTTTAGATGGTAAAATACCTTCTCGCTTTTTTTATCCAGGTACTGAACAATCGCTAAATGGAGTTAACTACAAAGCAACTATAAGTACTCAAGGTCAAGATTTACTTACTACTAAACTATGGTTTGACGCTAAATAAAAAGAATTCTAAGCGCTATTAGTTTTCTAAAATGTGCTAAACTAATCAGGCTAATAAATTACTAATACGTGATTTATTAGCCTGATTTATTTGTTTTGTGTGTATATAAATGAAAAAAGCGACCCTTGTGAGGCCGCTTTGAATGTTTTCACAACGGAATAATCCTTATTGTGAATTGCTTCAAAATTGTATTGCAATGATACAACAAAATCTCTAATCTTAATTATGGCTATCCGTAAATCAATTAATTATCTTTTACTTAATTTTAGAAATTAATTTTTTAGAGATGAAAAAAATATTAGGATTAGACTTAGGAACAACTTCTATTGGATGGGCATATGTGCATGAAGCAGAAAATAATGATGAAACATCATCAATAATAAATTCAGGTGTACGCATAGTTCCTCTTACTACCGATGAAGAATCCGACTTCAAAAAAGGTAATACAATCTCCATAAATGCAGACAGAACATTAAAGCGTGGAGCAAGACGTGGCTTACAACGTTTTAAACAAAGAAGAGATGCGTTATTAGAAACCTTTAATAAAATAAATTTTATTTCAACTGATTTTGTTTATGCTGAAACAGGAAAATCAACTACTTTTTCTTCCTATCAACTAAGAGCAAAAGCAGCAGTTGAGGCAGTCTCTAAAGAAGAGCTAGTTCAAGTTCTATTGATGCTTAATAAAAAAAGAGGGTATAAAAGTAGCCGAAAAGCAAAAACAGCTGAAGAAGGAGACGCAATAGATGGAATGAAAATCGCTAAAGAGATTTTCGATAACAATTTAACACCTGGACAATGGGTTCACAATTCTTTATCGAAAGATAGAAAATTTGTTCCTGATTTTTATCGTTCGGATTTACAGAAGGAATTAGAAAAGATTGTTCGTTTTCAAAATCAGTTTCATCCTGAGCAGATTAATGATAAATTATTAGAAGATATTCAAGGTAAAACAAGAAATGCTACCTCCTATCATTTTACAAAAACATTAAATATTGAACTTTCAGAGAATAAAGGGAATCGTGAAGAAACCAAATTGCAACATTACAAATGGAGAAATGAAGCTTTGGCAAAGGAACTCGATTTAAAAGTTTTAGCCTTTATTTGTACCGAAATCAATAATCAAATTAATCAATCTAGTGGCTATCTTGGTGCTATTAGTGACCGAAGCAAAGAACTGTATTTCAATCAGGAAACTGTTGGACAATTTCAATATAAACAGCTTGAAAAAGACCCACATGCCAAACTAAAAAATCAAGTCTTTTATCGTCAAGATTATTTAGATGAATTTGAAAAAATTTGGAAAACGCAAAAACAATTTCATCCCGAATTAAATGATCAACTAGAAACAGAAATTAAAGACATAACTATTTTTTATCAACGAAAACTTAAGTCTCAGAAGCATCTTGTAAGTTTTTGTGAATTTGAAAAGGGGCACAAAGCAATTCCTAAATCATCTCCTTTATTTCAAGAATTTAGGATTTGGCAAAATTTAAATAACGTGGTCGTTAAAAATGAAACGACAAAAGAACTTATTCCTTTGGGTGAAGACCTGAAAAAACTTTTCGCTCAAGAATTATTGTTTAAAGATAGTATGACCGATTCTCAAATGTTATCTTTTTGTGAGCTAAAAAAAGGAACGCATACTGTTAATTTTAAAAAAATAGAAGGCAACAGAACCAATACTTCAATTTTCAAAGCTTTTGAAAAAATACTTGAAGTAGAAGGATATGAAATGGATTTTTCTAAAATGAAACCTACAGAAATAAAAGAAGCAGTGCTTACAATATTTGAAACTTTAGAAATCAATACTGCTATTCTTAATTTTGACCCAACTATTCAAGGGGATAATTTTGACAAACAGACCTATTACCAGTTTTGGCACTTATTATATGCAGCAGAAGATGATGAATATTTGAAAAAAAGTTTAATGAGTAAATTTGGTTTCAAAGAAATTCATATCCCTTTTCTTCTGAATATAAGTCTACAAGCCGATTATGGTAGCTTAAGTGCTAAAGCAATTAAAAAAATATTACCTCATTTGATTGATGGACATATTTACGATAAAGCATGCACATTAGTAGGATATAATCATTCGTCTTCTTTAACAACAGAACAAAATAATGAAAGAATTTTAAAAGATACTTTAGAATTACTTAAAAAAAACAGCTTAAGAAATCCTGTCGTAGAAAAGATACTTAATCAAATGATTAATGTAATTAATGCTATTGTAAAAGACCCAGCATTAGGAAAACCTGATGAGATTCGTGTAGAATTAGCTCGAGAGTTAAAAAACAATAATGAACAACGTAGCGAAATGACTAAGGTTATTAATAAAAGTACTGCCGAGCATGAGCAAATTAGGAAATTATTACATACCGAATTTGGAATTCATCGTGTTACTAGAAATGACATAATAAGATATAAACTTTGGAAAGAATGTGACGGAATTTCATTATACACAGGAAAGCCAATTGAACCATCCAAATTGTTTACTAAAGAGTATGACATTGAACATATTATTCCAAAATCACGTTTGTTTGACGATAGTTTTTCTAATAAAACAATTTGTGAACGTCAATTAAATATTGAGAAAAGTAATAAAACTGCTTACTCTTTTTTACAAGAAAAATTATCTGCTGAAGAATTTGATCAATTCGAAAAAAGGATAAAAAGTTTGTTTGGCAAAATAAGCAGAACAAAACAGAACAAACTCTTAATGGCAGATAATGAAATCCCTGAAGGTTTTATTGACCGTCAATTAAGAGAGACACAATATATTGCAAAAAAGGCCAAAGAAATTTTACTTGAAATTTCAAGAAATGTAACTTCAACTATTGGAAGTGTAACTGATAAACTACGCGATGACTGGGAATTGGTTGATGTGATGAAAGAACTCAATTGGGATAAATACGACAAATTAGGATTGACTCATATTGAAGAAGGTAAGAACGGAGAACGCTTGTACAAAATTAAAGATTGGACAAAGAGAAATGACCATCGTCATCATGCCATGGATGCTATAACTGTTGCTTTTACTAAATCTGCCTATATTCAGTATTTAAATAATCTTAATGCAAAAACGCAAGGCGATAAAAAAGCAGATTCTATCTATGGAATTGAGGCAAAATATTTAAGAAGAGATAAGAATAACAAACTTAGATTTATCGAGCCAATGCCCAACTTTAGAGAAGAAGCCAAAAAGCAACTCGAAAGTATTTTAATTTCCTACAAAGCAAAAAACAAAGTGGTTACTAAAAATAAAAATATCACTATAAAAAGTGGTGGAACCAATCAGAAAATTCAACTTACACCAAGGGGGCAATTGCATGAAGCTACCATTTACGGTAAACTGCAACAATATGTAACCAAAGAAGAAAAAGTAAATGCCAATTTCACTAAAGAATATATCACTAAGGTAGCAAAGAAAGAATTTCGAGAAGCGCTCCTAAAACGATTAAAAGAAAACGATAACGACTCTGAAAAAGCTTTTACAGGAAAAAATGCACTGAACAAATCACCAATATATATCAGTTTAAAAGATAAAATTACAGTTCCAGAAAAAGTAAAAACAGTTTGGCTAGAAGATAATTATACTATCCGAAAAGACATTACACCTGATAATTTTAAAGATTTAAAAAGTATTGACAAAGTAATTGATGTAGGTTTAAAAACTATTCTTGAAAACCGATTAAATCAATATGCTAATGATTCGAAAAAAGCTTTTAGTAATTTAGATGAAAATCCTATTTGGCAGAACAAAGAAAAAGGAATTACTATAAAACGAATAACTATAAGAGGCATTAGCAATGCTCAATCTTTGCATACCAAAAGAGATCATTTAAGAAATGAAATTTTAGACAAAAAAAACAATCCTATTCCAGTAGATTTTGTGAGTACAGGAAACAATCATCATGTAGCAATTTATGAAGATGAAAAAGGAAATCTACAAGAAGAAATTGTAACCTTTTTTGATGCGGTTATTCGTAAAAATGAAAGCCTTTCGATTATTAATAAGAATCATAGTTCTGGATGGAAGTTTTTATTTACAATGAAAAAAAATGAAGTTTTTATTTTCCCTTCAGAAAATTTTAATCCAAATGAAATAGATTTATTAAATCCAATGAATTATAGCTTAATTAGTCCAAATATGTATAAAGTTCAGTCTTTATCAATAATTAAATATGGTAATGCTACAATTAGAGACTTCAAATTCAGACATCATCTTGAAACAACCCTAACAGACAAAAAAGAATTAGTAAACATAACTTATAAACAAATAAAAAGCTTACCACCATTGCAAAACATTATAAAAGTCAGAATCAATCATTTAGGTCAAATTATTCAAATTGGAGAATATTAGTTATGATAAAACGTACCCTTTTCTTTGGAAATCCCGCTTATTTAAGTACCAAAAATGAGCAAATAGTAATTTCTTATCCCGACAAAGAACAAGAAACCAAAACAGTAGCTATTGAAGATATTGGCGTGATTGTTTTAGAAAACCAACAAATTACAATAACTAATGGTTTACTAGAGAAATTAACGCATAATAATGTCGCTTTAATTAATTGCAATCAGCAACACCTTCCGATTGGGTTGCTGATGCCGTTGGATGGACATACAGAACAATCAGAACGGTTTAAAAATCAAATTAACGCTTCTGTTCCGCTTAAAAAAAATCTATGGCAACAGACTATAAGTTCTAAAATAACAAATCAAGCAGGACTATTAAAAGAAAAAGGAATTCCAATGCGCAAAATGGAACTTTGGGCAAAAGAGGTTACTTCCGGAGATGCTTTAAATCACGAATCAAGAGCAGCAGTTTATTATTGGGAACGTTTAATTGAAATAGAAAATTTCTCAAGAGGGCAAAATGGAATCCCTCCAAATAATTTACTAAATTACGGTTATGCGATTTTGAGAGCTATTACAGCAAGAGCATTAGTAAGCTCGGGAATGCTCCCGACATTAGGTATTTTTCATCGTAATAAATATAATGCCTATTGCCTAGCTGACGACATTATGGAACCTTACCGCCCGTATGTTGATTTGATTGTATGTCATATTATGGAAACTGTTGATTCTTATGAAGAATTAACAGTTGAAATAAAAAAGCAGTTACTAAGTATTGCTTCAATGGATGTTTTAATAGACGGAAAAAATAGTCCTTTGATGGTTGCCATGAGCAGAACAACAAATTCGCTCCATGAATGTTTTGAAGGAAGTTCGAGAAGAATTTTATACCCAGTTTATGTATGACGAGCATTATACACGTTTAAATCAATATAGAAGTTTGTGGATATTAGTTTTTTTTGATCTGCCCACTGAGACGCGAAAAGAGCGTAAAATTGCTAGTACCTTTCGTAAGAAATTATTAGACGATGGCTTTTCTATGTTTCAATTTTCTATATATATGCGCTTTTGTGCGAGTCGCGAAAATGCCGAAGTCCATTCTAAAAGAATAAAAAATAGTCTCCCTGAACATGGCAAAATTGGTGTCATGCAAATTACCGATAAACAATTTGGAATGATGGAACTTTTTTACGGAAAAAAACCTGTGGAACCTGAGAAACCATCGCAACAATTAGAGCTTTTCTAAAAATTAGAATTAAAAAAAAACCTAACAATCTCTTCCTCAATACTTAAGGAAGTCAATTTTAACAACCCTATATTAACCCATAACTCACAACATATCAAACGATTAACTCGCGGTATGTTGGGAATTATAAGTAAAAATACAATTTTGAAAGCAATTCACAACATGTCGGCTGTGATGTCTCAAATACAACTAGTTGGGAATTATAAGTAAAAATACAATTTTGAAAGCAATTCACAACTATAGCTGCAGACAGTACGAAAACGGTTCAGTTGGGAATTATAAGTAAAAATACAATTTTGAAAGCAATTCACAACAAAAGAGGTTATTTCTAACCAAAACACTAGTTGGGAATTATAAGTAAAAATACAATTTTGAAAGCAATTCACAACCTTCAACCTTAAACAATGTCTTTTTGGTTTGTTGGGAATTATAAGTAAAAATACAATTTTGAAAGCAATTCACAACCACAGTATATGAGTGATAAAAAACCGTTTTGTTGGGAATTATAAGTAAAAATACAATTTTGAAAGCAATTCACAACTATCTTCTTTAATGGGTTCGTTTTTTAATTGTTGGGAATTATAAGTAAAAATACAATTTTGAAAGCAATTCACAACCAAACGATCCAGCCATTGTAACTAAATTAGGTTGGGAATTATAAGTAAAAATACAATTTTGAAAGCAATTCACAACGGTAGTTTCGATGTCTGTGATTAATATTTCGTTGGGAATTATAAGTAAAAATACAATTTTGAAAGCAATTCACAACGCACGTGCATTCTTTCTTTTTCTATAACGGTTGGGAATTATAAGTAAAAATACAATTTTGAAAGCAATTCACAACCCATTGCCTGCGTTCCCAATAACCGATAGGTTGGGAATTATAAGTAAAAATACAATTTTGAAAGCAATTCACAACCATCACGTAAAGATGTTGGTAACGCTGCGAGTTGGGAATTATAAGTAAAAATACAATTTTGAAAGCAATTCACAACCAGGAAGAAATGTAATTACTATTGCGCCTAGTTGGGAATTATAAGTAAAAATACAATTTTGAAAGCAATTCACAACCGTCGACACTAAAGGTTATGTTACTTTAGGTTGGGAATTATAAGTAAAAATACAATTTTGAAAGCAATTCACAACAATTGACTTGAATATCTGTCGAGTGTGAAAGTTGGGAATTATAAGTAAAAATACAATTTTGAAAGCAATTCACAACGAAATAACAATAATAAAAAAAAGTATTTTTGTTGGGAATTATAAGTAAAAATACAATTTTGAAAGCAATTCACAACTTCAATAGAAAGTCCTTGCAAAAGATTATGTTGGGAATTATAAGTAAAAATACAATTTTGAAAGCAATTCACAACTAAAGCCGCTTCTGGTCGTGAAACTACTTCGTTGGGAATTATAAGTAAAAATACAATTTTGAAAGCAATTCACAACTATAAGTAAACCCATTATAAGCTGGGTTAGGTTGGGAATTATAAGTAAAAATACAATTTTGAAAGCAATTCACAACGCCGAAGACTTCGCAATATTTGAAGCTTTCGTTGGGAATTATAAGTAAAAATACAATTTTGAAAGCAATTCACAACTAGTGAATAACTACCATTTTTTTTGTCTGGTTGGGAATTATAAGTAAAAATACAATTTTGAAAGCAATTCACAACAAGAGTCGGGAATGAAAATAGTTATGCGAAGTTGGGAATTATAAGTAAAAATACAATTTTGAAAGCAATTCACAACTAAAGATTCATTTGTAATTTCTCTATCATAGTTGGGAATTATAAGTAAAAATACAATTTTGAAAGCAATTCACAACTAGATCAGTATATTTCGGAAACTGACTTATGTTGGGAATTATAAGTAAAAATACAATTTTGAAAGCAATTCACAACAACTGCTGCTTCATATATTGTGGAATATATGTTGGGAATTATAAGTAAAAATACAATTTTGAAAGCAATTCACAACGAGTTAACTAAACTGTTTATTGCAAATAATGTTGGGAATTATAAGTAAAAATACAATTTTGAAAGCAATTCACAACTGATAAGGACAAGGAAGAGAAAAAACCAATGTTGGGAATTATAAGTAAAAATACAATTTTGAAAGCAATTCACAACTCATTAGATTCCAATAAATTATTATTTAAAGTTGGGAATTATAAGTAAAAATACAATTTTGAAAGCAATTCACAACTAGTCGCTTACCTTCTTAGACCA
The nucleotide sequence above comes from Flavobacterium branchiarum. Encoded proteins:
- the cas9 gene encoding type II CRISPR RNA-guided endonuclease Cas9 (Cas9, originally named Csn1, is the large, multifunctional signature protein of type II CRISPR/Cas systems. It is well known even to general audiences because its RNA-guided endonuclease activity has made it a popular tool for custom editing of eukaryotic genomes.), yielding MKKILGLDLGTTSIGWAYVHEAENNDETSSIINSGVRIVPLTTDEESDFKKGNTISINADRTLKRGARRGLQRFKQRRDALLETFNKINFISTDFVYAETGKSTTFSSYQLRAKAAVEAVSKEELVQVLLMLNKKRGYKSSRKAKTAEEGDAIDGMKIAKEIFDNNLTPGQWVHNSLSKDRKFVPDFYRSDLQKELEKIVRFQNQFHPEQINDKLLEDIQGKTRNATSYHFTKTLNIELSENKGNREETKLQHYKWRNEALAKELDLKVLAFICTEINNQINQSSGYLGAISDRSKELYFNQETVGQFQYKQLEKDPHAKLKNQVFYRQDYLDEFEKIWKTQKQFHPELNDQLETEIKDITIFYQRKLKSQKHLVSFCEFEKGHKAIPKSSPLFQEFRIWQNLNNVVVKNETTKELIPLGEDLKKLFAQELLFKDSMTDSQMLSFCELKKGTHTVNFKKIEGNRTNTSIFKAFEKILEVEGYEMDFSKMKPTEIKEAVLTIFETLEINTAILNFDPTIQGDNFDKQTYYQFWHLLYAAEDDEYLKKSLMSKFGFKEIHIPFLLNISLQADYGSLSAKAIKKILPHLIDGHIYDKACTLVGYNHSSSLTTEQNNERILKDTLELLKKNSLRNPVVEKILNQMINVINAIVKDPALGKPDEIRVELARELKNNNEQRSEMTKVINKSTAEHEQIRKLLHTEFGIHRVTRNDIIRYKLWKECDGISLYTGKPIEPSKLFTKEYDIEHIIPKSRLFDDSFSNKTICERQLNIEKSNKTAYSFLQEKLSAEEFDQFEKRIKSLFGKISRTKQNKLLMADNEIPEGFIDRQLRETQYIAKKAKEILLEISRNVTSTIGSVTDKLRDDWELVDVMKELNWDKYDKLGLTHIEEGKNGERLYKIKDWTKRNDHRHHAMDAITVAFTKSAYIQYLNNLNAKTQGDKKADSIYGIEAKYLRRDKNNKLRFIEPMPNFREEAKKQLESILISYKAKNKVVTKNKNITIKSGGTNQKIQLTPRGQLHEATIYGKLQQYVTKEEKVNANFTKEYITKVAKKEFREALLKRLKENDNDSEKAFTGKNALNKSPIYISLKDKITVPEKVKTVWLEDNYTIRKDITPDNFKDLKSIDKVIDVGLKTILENRLNQYANDSKKAFSNLDENPIWQNKEKGITIKRITIRGISNAQSLHTKRDHLRNEILDKKNNPIPVDFVSTGNNHHVAIYEDEKGNLQEEIVTFFDAVIRKNESLSIINKNHSSGWKFLFTMKKNEVFIFPSENFNPNEIDLLNPMNYSLISPNMYKVQSLSIIKYGNATIRDFKFRHHLETTLTDKKELVNITYKQIKSLPPLQNIIKVRINHLGQIIQIGEY
- the cas1 gene encoding type II CRISPR-associated endonuclease Cas1; protein product: MIKRTLFFGNPAYLSTKNEQIVISYPDKEQETKTVAIEDIGVIVLENQQITITNGLLEKLTHNNVALINCNQQHLPIGLLMPLDGHTEQSERFKNQINASVPLKKNLWQQTISSKITNQAGLLKEKGIPMRKMELWAKEVTSGDALNHESRAAVYYWERLIEIENFSRGQNGIPPNNLLNYGYAILRAITARALVSSGMLPTLGIFHRNKYNAYCLADDIMEPYRPYVDLIVCHIMETVDSYEELTVEIKKQLLSIASMDVLIDGKNSPLMVAMSRTTNSLHECFEGSSRRILYPVYV
- the cas2 gene encoding CRISPR-associated endonuclease Cas2; the protein is MYDEHYTRLNQYRSLWILVFFDLPTETRKERKIASTFRKKLLDDGFSMFQFSIYMRFCASRENAEVHSKRIKNSLPEHGKIGVMQITDKQFGMMELFYGKKPVEPEKPSQQLELF